GAGGACAAGAGGCAACACATGCTGGTGGCAATCCATCTTCTAGTCTGTCCCAACAAAATGTACATTTCTGCATAGGATGAGGTACTTGCCAAGTTGTATCCTTTGTTGGTTCACTTTTATCATCAGCAAACTGAGGAGCACTAAATGGACACGCTGCTTTACATGCCAATATATTTATACACAACGATCTATCCACTAAAACAATACCGTCTTCTTCTCGCTTATAAATTGCACCAACGGGACAAGCTTTTAAGCATGCAGGATTAGTGCAATGATTGCAGGACATAACCAAATTAAAAATTGCTAAATTTGGGAATGATCCATCCTCTTCTACATATTTTCTGCGCCATTCA
The DNA window shown above is from Deferribacterota bacterium and carries:
- a CDS encoding 4Fe-4S dicluster domain-containing protein, giving the protein MAKKQIAFYFDQNRCMGCDACVVACKDWNNVNPGPAEWRRKYVEEDGSFPNLAIFNLVMSCNHCTNPACLKACPVGAIYKREEDGIVLVDRSLCINILACKAACPFSAPQFADDKSEPTKDTTWQVPHPMQKCTFCWDRLEDGLPPACVASCPQRALDYGTVEEIFERYPNAQRTVVGFPDSTVGLYGSPLDEDTLPNIYFNPKIKPKIY